In Pseudoclavibacter sp. Marseille-Q3772, the sequence CGTGCCGTCGGCAGGTGACTAAAGCGCGCCGAGCGCTACGCAGTCTCCATGCGCAATAACCGTTCGATCTGTTCGCCAACGCGAGCCAGCTCGATCAAGAACCCATCGTGACCGAACGGCGAATCTAACTCGAACGCGCTGGTGCCGGTGATCGACCCTGGCGCGGCTGCTGCGATTCGATGCTGGGTGTTGATAGCAAAGTAGCTGTCGGTGGTGACACCCAGTACTAGCGTGGGCATGGTCAAGACGGCGAGTGCGTCTTCGACACTGCCGCGATCGCGCCCGACGTCGTGGCTGTTCATCGCGCCCACGAGGGTGATGTAGCTATTCGCATCAAAGCGGCGGGTGAAACGATTGCCGTGAAAGTCGAGGTACGACTGAACCGAGTACCGGCCGCCGTCGCTGGTGGGAGACTTTGCGGACTGCCAGGATCGCCCGAATCGATCATCGAGCTCTGCGCTGCCGCGATAGGTGAGCATGGCCATGCGTCGGGCCAGTGCCAGGCCGCGATGCGGCCCGTGACCGGGCTCGGCATCGTAGTAGTTACCCGCGTGCCAGGCGGGATCCAGTCGGATGGCGTCTGCCTGGAGGGTATTGATGGCAATATTCGCGGCATCGATCGACGGTGGTGCGGCTAACACCATCAGCCGACGTAGACGGGTCGGGAACAAGCAGCCAAACTCGAGCGCCTGCATCCCACCGAGCGAGCCGCCAACAACCACGGCGAAACAGTCAATCCCCAACGCGTTCGCGAGCTCATTCGTTGCGCGCGCCTGATCGCGGATCGTGGTCTTAGGGAAGCGAGCGCCCCACTCAGTTCCATCGGGACCGATTGATGCCGGGCCGGTGGTGCCTTGGCAGCTACCGAGCGTATTCGCGCACAGCACGAAATAGCGATTGGTATCCAATGGTTTTCCAGGACCGATCATGCCCTGCCACCATCCGGCGGTTGCCTGACCCGGTTCAACGCCACCGATCACATGAGCATCGCCGGTGAGAGCATGGAAAATCAGGATCGCGTTACTTGCCTCGGCATTCAGTTCGCCCCAGGATTCGTACGCCATCCGCAGAGGAACTTCGCCGCCGTGCTCGAACCGGAACACACCCAGATCCTGGAACTGTCGCTGCGCGACCGGGTCACCTTCTCGCCAGGCGCCTGATGCCGGCGGGCTCAGTGTCTCGCGTAGGGCAGGGTTCACCGACTGTGCGGCGGTGCGCCCAGTTACGCGGAAATCATCATCGGACCAATGCATCGCTTGAAATTCTAGTGCTATCGGCAATTACGCGGATGGCCGCCCGTAGCATCGGACGGCCATCTCACGAACGGTCGAGCTACTGGGCGTGCTGGACAGCTGCCTTGATCGCCTGGTCAATATCGTCGATCAGATCCTCGACGTGCTCGAGACCGACAGACAGGCGTACCAGTCCGGGCGTCACGCCAGCGTCGAGCTGCTGCTCGGGGCTCAGCTGCGCATGGGTGGTGGATGCGGGATGGGTTGCGATTGAGCGCACATCCCCAATGTTGACCACATGCTTGAACAGCTTGACGTTTTCCACGAAGCTACGGCCCACTTCCCGGCCACCGCGCAGCTCAAAGCTGAGCAGACCGCTCGCTCCGAGCGGCGCGTAGGTGCGGGCCTGCTCGTGGTACGGGCTCGATTCGAGTCCCGGATAGTTCACGCTCACCACATCCGGGTGCTCATCGAGCCACTCAGCGATTGCCTGCGTGTTGTGGACATGTCGCTCCATCCGCAAGCTCAGGGTCTCCAAACCTTGAAGGAGCTGCCAAGCCGATGCCGGTGCAAGGGCCGTACCGAGGTCGCGCAGCAATTGCACTCGTGCTCTGACAATGAAGGCGAGTTCGTCACCCACTGCTTCGGTGTACCTAATGTCGTTGTAGCTTGGGTCGGCTTCGTTGACGCCGGGGAAGCGTTCTGGGTGCTTGCTCCAGGGGAAGGTGCCGCCATCGACGATTGCGCCAGCGACAACGGCACCGTGACCGCCGAGGTACTTGGTTGCCGAGTGCACGACGATGTCCGCACCGAACTCAAACGGACGTACCAGGTACGGGGTCGCGACCGTGTTGTCGACAATAAGCGGTACACCGGCTTCGTGTGCGATGTCAGCGACAGTGCGAATGTCCAGGACGCTGATGGAAGGGTTACCGATCGTCTCTGCGTAAAACGCCTTTGTGTTCGGGCGAATCGCCTTGCGCCACTCTTCGGGATCGTTCTGGTCGCGGATGAACGTGGTTTCGATACCGGTGCGTGCCAGCGTGTAGCGCAGCAGGTTGTAGGTACCGCCGTAGATCGCGGATGAGGCAACGATGTGGTCTCCGCTATTGGCAATGTTAAGGATCGCCAGCAGCTCTGCCGATTGGCCGCTGGAGACGGCCAATGCGCCAACGCCACCTTCCAAATCGGCGATGCGCTTCTCGAACACATCGGTGGTGGGGTTCATGATGCGTGTATAAATGTTGCCCGCCTCGGTGAGGGCAAACAGATTCGCAGCATGGTCGGCATCGTTGAAGGTGTATGCCGTGGTCTGATAGATCGGCGTGGTCACGGAGTTTGTCGGCTCGTTGGTGGTGCCAGCGTGAATCTGGCGAGTTTCAAAATGCTGCGACATTCGCATCCTCCTCATGTCTCTGCGTCGCGAGCGTGCGCGAACTGCATCCGGGTCGCTTGCATCGATCTTGCCGAATGCGGCAACAGTGAACAATTGCCACCGTCACAAAACGACTTTCATTCTCAGCGGCGGCGAACGTATCGCCCAGGCAGCAGCACGGCGTTCGTGAAAAGATTGCGCATATGACGGTTGTTCTTTCTGGCGGAATTGATCAAGACGCTGCCGCGCCACTGGCATCCCGTGTACTCAGCGATTCCAAGCACGGCGCTGATGCTTCCGCCACTGCGGTACCGGTGGTGGGTGTGCTCTGCCGTGGAACAACCACTCCACTCGTGCTCGCCGAACTTCGAGCAGCGCTCGGAGACGGCAATTGCGAAGTGCGCGAGCTTGCCGGCGAACTCAATGCAGCAGACATCCTCGCACTTGACGCACTCATCATTACGGATGGAGATGCGAGCCAGTTGCTGGAAGCCTGCGCACCGGTCGTGAGCGACATCCGCGGCCTCATCCAGCGAGGCGCATCGTTCTGGGGCATCGGCGCCGGGGCAGCAATCGCATCCGAAGTCGCCATTATCGGCGGCTCAGCAGTCGGTGGGGTAGCGGTAGCCCCCAAACTCTCGACCGAGACAACACACGAAATGCAGCTCGCGCAAGGACTCGGCCTGGTCGATATCACCGTGTTACCGCAAGCCGCACAGCTGGGCAGACTAGGAATCGGTATCGCAGCCTGTGAAGCGGGACTGATCGACCGGGTTGTCGGCCTGGATGCGAACACGAGTCTGGTCATCGCAGCCGGAGCGGTCGAGTTGGTAGGTTCTGGCAGTATGTGGGAGATCACCGCAGGTGACGAAGCCGTAACCGTAAACACTCGAAGTGCCGAGCCGCTGTAATGCATCCCGAACCACTCGCCGACCTCGCACAGCGACAACTCATCACCGACGATTGGGCGCGAGCGCTCACCCCCGTCCAGGCGGAACTCCATCGTGTCGGAGCGTTCCTACGAGCAGAACTCGCTGCCGGCCGAACCTACCTACCGGCACCCGACCAGATCCTGCGTGCGTTCCAACAACCGCTCTCACAGGTGCGCGTGGTGATCGTAGGTCAGGATCCGTATCCGACCGCAGGGCACCCGATCGGGCTCGCCTTTGCAGTGGACTCGAGCGTGCGGCCACTGCCGCGCTCACTGGTGAACATCTACCGCGAGCTCAACGATGATCTCGGGATCACCCCGGCAAGCCACGGCGATCTCTCACGCTGGAGCGATCAAGGGGTGCTGCTGTTCAACCGATCGCTGACCGTACAACCCGGAAAGCCCGCATCCCACCGCGGACAGGGATGGGAGGCAATCACCGAATGCGCCCTTCGTGCGCTTGCGAAACGACCCGAGCCACTGGTGGCACTGCTGTGGGGCCGTGACGCCCGCAATGCCCGCGCATTCCTCGGCGACACCCCCGTTATCGAATCGCCACACCCCTCGCCGCTATCGGCATCGAGAGGGTTCTTTGGCTCGAGACCGTTCTCACGCGCTAACGAACTTCTGCGTGCGCAGGGCGCTGAGCCGGTGGATTGGCGTGTGGACGTATCCACCGAACGCTGACGGAAATCGTACGCTTGGCATATGAATGCGCTGCACGAGTACTCCGCGACTGACCTTGTTCAGATGCTGCGAACTTCGCAGTGTTCCAGGACCGAACTCACGCAGCACTATCTCGACCGCATTGAGCGGGCGAATCCGCTGCTGCGAGCATTCGTGTACGTTGACGGCGACCGCGCGATCGAACGTGCACGAGCGTTTGATGACGCACCGGATGCGGTGAACGAAACCCTGCTTGCCGGGCTGCCGATTGCCGACAAAGACCTCGTGAATCGCGCCGGTGTACCAACCAGCTACGGCTCGCAAGCTATGCGCGGGTTCGTCCCGGACGTATCGGACGGCATTGTGGAGGTGCTCGATGCGCATGGCGCGAATTCGCTCGGGAAAACGAACACACCGGAGTTTGGTTTCGCGAGCTATACCGAGAACCGGCTGAGCGGAGGCGCAGCGCGCAACCCCTGGGCCGCGGGTGACTTCGACCCTGCGCAGCCGCAGCAATCGCTGACGCACGGACCGGGCGGTTCAAGTGGTGGCGCGGCGGTAGCAGTGGCGGCGGGCTTGCTGCCCGTTTCGCCTGGTAGTGACGGGGGCGGCTCGGTGCGCATTCCTGCGGCCGCCTGCGGCCTGGTCGGACTAAAGCCATCGCGCGGGCGGATTCCCGATGCAAGCGGATTCGAGTTGGCTGGGCAGCTCGTGGTGGCCGGTCCGTTGGCGCGTACTACCAGCGATGCGGCCCTGCTTTTGGACGCCATGATCGCGAAAAACGCACAGGGGCAAGCTACCTACCGCTACTCGCAGATGCCGGCTGCCACCCGCTCGCAGCCACGGAGCTATCTGGAGGCGGTCCAGCATCCTGAAGCACGACCGCTACGCATCGCCGTGAACACGTGGACACCGTGGAGCGAAGCATTCGACTGCGATTGTGACCCGCAGGCGCTGGCGGTATTGCAGCGCACTGCCCAGATTGCCGAGACGAATGGGCACCGTGTGGAAGCGTTCGCGCCGCCGGCATTCCCAGGGTACGCGGAGGCATTCAAAGCGGTGTGGCGTGCCAGCGCGGCGGCACTACCGCTATCGGAGGAACAGTTACAGTCAGTCGAACCGTTGACAGCATGGTTGGTTCGCAGCGGACGGGAGCTCCCCGTAGCGCAGCTTGCGGATGCACTGGGCCGGCTCGCAGCGTTCGAGCGGTTCATCATCGACCAGTATTCGCCCTACGATCTCGTACTGACTCCCGCCCTGGCGATGTCTCCCAGGCCCTTGGGATGGTACGACCAACACGATGGTGAGCGAAACTTCGTTCAGCAGTGTCAGTACACGCCCTATACGAGTTACGTCAACGTTGCCGGTCTACCCGCAATTACGATCCCGGTCGCTCGTACGCCCCAGCCTTGGGGTGTGCAGGCGATTGGGCGGCCGGGGGATGAGCGAACGCTACTGGAGTTCGCAGCGCAACTCGAGCAAACGATCGAGCTGCCAGCGGGTCATTCACACGGCTGGCAGCTCGGTGACGGCTAGCTGGTCAGCGGTCTCGGCGCGCATTTCGGCCCTGGCTTCGGGATACATACCCGCCCGCCTCCAGGCCGGCCTCAATCTCAAAACGGTTCTGGTGCGCATCCCGACCCGCAAGTGTGTAAAGCAACGGGAAGAGCAAGCCGTAGCGGTCCCACTGCCGGGCGTGAACGCGCTCGTGGCTAAGCACTGCAGCACTGACATTGTGTGCGGTGAGGTAGACGTGACCGACGCAGGTACCACCGCGCCCAAACGCCCATTTCGGGAGCCCGCGCAGCACCCACAGATCGTCATATCGTTCAATGCGACCAACGGACAGTGGCGCCCCATATAGGAGCGCCACTGCGGTTGCGAACTTGCTGCCGGCGCGCGAAATACACGAATCGAGCAGCACGCGGCGAAACAAGTTCTGCCCGGTTTTCGGCTTATTCAGTGATCTGCTGCGGGGCATTGCCCGACTTGAGTGCTGCCAGACGGGCTTCAACCTCGGTCATCTTGCCGACATCTTCGAGCTGCTCGAACTGACGGTCGAGGCTGGATGCCTGCAGCTCCTGCTGACCACGGACACGAGCTTCTTCGCGGCGGACCTTCTCTTCGAAGCGGCCGAGATCGGTCGTGGGGTCGAGGACATCGATCGAGTTGAGTGCGTCGTTTACGCGCGACTGTGCTTCGGCGGTCTTTGCACGAGCGTTGAGCTCGTCACGCTTGCGAATCAGCTCGTCGAGCTTCGCACGCATACCGTTCACACCGTCGGTGAGCTGTTCGACAACCTTGTTCTGCGCTTCAATCTGTGGGCGAGCGTTGCTCACGTTCTGCTCTTCGTCGAGCTGACGAGAAAGGGCAACCTTTGCGAGGTTGTCGAACTTATCGGCGGATGCGGTGTCTCCGGCCGCACGGAACTCCTCGGCCTTGGTCGAGGCAGCAAGCGCCTTCTGGCCCCAGTCGCGAGCGTCCTGCTCGTCCTGTCGGGCATCGTCTTCCATCATGCGAAGGTTACCGATGGTCTGTGCCACTGCAGCTTCAGCCTCGTTGATGTTTGCCGTGTAGTCACGAATTAACTGATCGATCATGACCTGTGGGTCTTCTGCCTGGTCGATGAGCGCATTGACGTTTGCGCGAACCAGTTGCGTGATTCGACCGAAGATGGACTGTTTCTGGGCCATCGCTTGCTCCTTAGTGTTGGGATCTATCGATCACTAGTTGACGGTAGTTGGGTGATCTGAATGAAAATAGAGATTGATGGGCCTGAATACCGGGCAACTAGCGGAAACCACCGGTAGAGGACCAGCCGCCCGAACCGGATGAGCGGCCACCGCCGTGGGACCGGCCCGAAGACCAGCTGCCGGACGATGAACGATACGACGAACCTGCATTGTTGAGCAGGCCGCCGATAATCCCACCGATGATGGCGCCGGCGATATCAGAGGCGTCGCTGCTGCCCGAGTATCGACGGTTACGGTACCTGGGCCAGTAGCTCTCGTTGGGGTCGCCAAAATTGTTGCGCACCCACTCGTCGTTGCCCGAGTAGCGGAAGATCTCATCCTCAGCATCGGAATATGCGGTCCTGGCCAGGCGAGCTGCCTCACGGGCAAACTCCACCGCCTGTACCGGGTCGTCGACCTGGACGGCCTGGGCACGCTCCAATTGTGACTGCGCCTGAGCCAGACGAGCGCGGGGCGCAGAGCTCAGCCCGCCGCGGTAGGAGTTGATGTAGCGCTCGGTCGAGCCGATTTCCACGCGGGCATCGGAGAGCATCTCCGAAAGCGAGGCACGCGCCTGATCTAACTTGGTCTTTTCATCAAGTGACTCGTTCAGGATCCGCTGCAGCGAATCTTCCACGGTCGCGAGTTTGGAGGTGGTGTGGATTGGGTTCCGGTACGCGCCATTGAGTGCGGATACGGCGTCGAGGTCAGCACGAGCTTTACTCATCGCCGCTCGTTCATCGGCATCGATTACCGCAGCTTCCCTGCGTTCAAGATTCTGCAGCTGGCCGAGTAGTTGCTCGGCGTTGCGCAGCTTGGCGCCGATCGCTGCCGGGGCATCGAGGATGCGTTCCCTCGCCTGTTCGAGCGCGTCCAGCAGGTCAGTGGCTTGCTTCAGTGCGCTCTCGGCATCGGTTACGTCGACGACCGCTGCGCCCTGCTTGCCCGCATCCCAACCCGACCGCGCGTTCTCGAGCTCTTCTTCGAATAGGGCAATCATTCGTTCGCTCTGGTCCAGATCGGAGCGGATGGGGGTAATCGCTTCCGTATCTAGGGTTGCTTCGAGCGTGTCGGACCACTGCTTGACCTTTCCAGCGCGTTCCCGAACCGCGGGCAGTCGCTGCTCGAGCGCGCTCACCAGTTGCGGAACCTGTGATTGACGCTGCTGCAGCTTGACGAATACCGCCTGCTGTTCGCTCAGTTCGTCACCCGTGGTCTGCGTCAACTCCACGATCTCTTCGAGCCACTGGTCTTGTTCGGCTTCAGTGTCGGGGATGTGGTCAAACAGTTTGGCTTGCAGGGCGAAGGCTTGCTGCGCCCGAGCCTTTGCGGTGCTCACCGCCTCGGCGAACGCTTCGGTGGCCTCGCTGCCGAATTGCGCCTGGGCAAATTGCAGTTCTTCTTCGGAAGAACGGATGAGGTTATCCATGCGGACCAGCTCGCTGCCGGCATGATCGCTGCGCTCTTTGAAACTTGCCGCTCGACGAGCCGCCTCAGCTTCAGCCTGATTCTTCTTGCGCCGCCGTCCTACGGCATACATCGTGCCGCCAAGCGCCACTGTGCCGACAGCACCGACACCAAGCGTGGTGCTAATAGCGGCAGCGCGTTCCGCGGCGATCTCATCGCGTCGGATCGTATCGTCGAGCATGCCCGCGGCCAAGACTGCGGCGGCCGTGTAGCGCCCGCTGCTGATGTCCTGATACATGCTGTTCTCGATCTCGCGGCGATCGCTATCCGAAATATCGACACTGTGGTCGATGCTCAGGCCATACTCCCGAACATCCTCGCCCACGTACAGAACAACGTCGGACTCGCCAAGCTGGCTGCGCTTAATGCTTGCTCCCGCCCATTCGAAACCATCCGTGGGGCTCTCGAAGGTCTTCACGACCACCAGGTAGAAGGTGAGGCCGGTATTCTTACGCAGTTTCTCGGAGGCCTCCTCAACCGCTGTGATATCGCGACCGCCGAGGGTGTTGGTGGTGTCGGTGACGATGCTGTCGATTTCGACGGGCGGTTCGGCGAGTGCGGGTGAGGAGGGGCCGAACAGCAGTGCCGCACCGGTTGAGAGCGCGACCAGCGCGGTAGCAAACCTGCCAAATCGTTTCTCTGTTCGCATCCCAAACCTCATTCCTGCCAGCGTTATGAGCTCTCTTAAAAAATAGGCGATTGAAGTGCCGCCGACCTGACTGAACGACGATCTCGGACGTAACGGCGGATGAACCGCAAGGTTAACGATGAGCGACAAACTCGCGCTTGACGCACGGCATTCCCACATTGCGCGGGAAAGTGCGTAGCATCGAAGCGGAACAGTACTGCACGACGTTGACTGCTCGACAACCGGGTTGTTAGCGGTTCCACCCATCGATCCAAATCTCGCACCGCACGATTGGAGGATCCGTATGCGAAGCGAAGAAGTGCTTAAGGAACAGTTCCGGGGAACTAAATACGACATGGGATACGACCAACAAGAGGTCGATACCTTCATTGAGCGAGCAGTCAACACGCTGCGAACCTATGAAGAAGGACAATCACCACAGGAACCGCTCGTCACCGCTCAAAAAGTGGACGCGGTCCGGTTCACTCCTACGAAATTCCGTGATGGCTACGACCAACAGGATGTAGACAATTTTTTGGACAAGCTTGCCCGAGCGTTCCAGGCGCATGAGCGCGGAGAGACGCCATAACGCGTTTCAGCTCAACACACGAATGGGCCGGTAATAATTACCGGCCCATTCGTGTGTTTCCGCGCCCCCGACAGGAGTCGAACCTGCGACCTACGGTACCGGAAACCGGCGCTCTATCCACTGAGCTACGGAGGCGAACAACGCTCAAGCGTACCAGTTCTTGGCACGAGGATCTCTCGCATACGATAGAGCCTGATGACTGACAACAACCTCGCCAACACACTTGCCGCCGCGACCCGAGCCGTACTGGATCAGCACGGCGCAACCGAGATCGTATTAACGGATGACGATCTCACACTCGAGCGGCCTCGAAATCGCGACCACGGCGATCGGGCATCGAACATCGCGATGCGTTTGGCAAAGCGTGTGGGTGTTAACCCGCGAGAGCTCGCACAGCAGATTGCGGACGGCATTGGCGCAGACGAGACGGTGAAACGTGTCGAGGTCGCCGGCCCCGGATTCATCAACATCACCCTCGATGAGGCCGCAGCTGGTGAACTCGCACGCACCATCGTCACCGCTGGCGAGCAGTACGGCACCTCGACGCTGCTGGAGGGACACAACATTAACCTCGAGTTCGTCTCGGCGAACCCCACCGGCCCAATCCACCTTGGTGGCGCCAGGTGGGCCGCCGTTGGTGACTCGCTAGCCCGCGTGCTCATCGCCGCCGGCGCTCGGGTGACTCGCGAGTATTACTTCAACGATCACGGTGCCCAGATCGACCGATTTGCGCGCTCATTGCTCGCCGCACACCTCGGCGAACCCGCACCCGAGGACGGCTATGCCGGCGCATACATTAACGAAATCGCGCAGACAGTCGCGACCACCCACGCTGATGAGCTTGCCGGCGCATCCGACCGTGCCCAACAGCAGGAACTGTTCCGCAAGCACGGTGTGGCGCTCATGTTCGACGAAATCAAACAGAAGCTCATGGAGTTCCGCGTTCCATTTGACGTGTTCTTCCACGAGGATTCGGTGCACGAGGACGGTTCGGTTACCAAGGCGATCGATCGGTTGCGCGAGCTCGGGCGCATCTTCGAAGACGAGGGCGCCATTTGGTTGCGCTCTACCGAGTTCGGTGACGACAAGGATCGGGTCATCATCCGTTCCAACGGCGAACCCACCTACTTTGCCGGCGATATCGGCTACTACCTCAACAAGCGTGACCGCGGATTCAACGAGTGCATCTACATGTTGGGAGCCGACCACCACGGCTATGTGGGGCGGATGATGGCCATGGCCGAAGCATTCGGTGATGTGCCGGGTGAGAACATGCAGATCCTCATCGGCCAGATGGTCAATCTCGTGAAAGATGGCGAACCGGTACGGATGTCAAAGCGCGCCGGCAATATCGTCTCGCTCGACGACCTGGTCGAGGCAGTTGGGGTGGATGCGGCTCGGTACGCGTTGGTACGTAGCTCCACCAACACCTCGATCGATATCGATCTTGACCTGCTCACCAGCCGCACCAATGACAACCCGGTGTACTACGTGCAGTACGCGCATGCCCGCACTCGTGCGGTGAGCCGAAACGCCGCATCCGTCGGTATCACCACGGACGCATTCGACCCGAGCACGCTCGTACACGAATCAGAAAATGATTTGCTCGGCCAATTGCGCCAGTTCCCGCGCATCGTCGAGCTTGCCGCAACCGAGCGAAGCCCACACCGAGTGGCGCGATACCTTGAGGAACTCGCGGCAAGCTACAACCGCTGGTACGACCGCACCCGAGTAATCCCTCAGGGCGATGCGCCAGCCGAGCCGGTACATTCCAGTCGACTGATGTTGAACGAGGCGGCATCTCAGGTCTTGCGTAGCGGGCTGAATATGCTCGGCGTGCACGCACCCGAGCGGATGTAGAGTCGCTGCGAGACGATCCCTCGCTGCAAGCAACGCTCGGTGGCGAGGCAAGCTGCTGAAGACTACGGAGGGGACGGTGACGGCGGTCGATGACAAAATCCTCGGCACCGCGGCGCCGGCGCATTCCGGTGGCGGCGGTCATCGCCATCGTGCTGGTCGCTGTGGTGGCCGCCGTTGAGATCACAGCGCGGATGTTGGTGAGCACGATCGCAGCACAGCAGGTCGAGGGCTCACTTCCACCGTCAGTCAGCGCACGGGTGAAAGCGAACCCCACCGGCTGGTGCGTGGGCTGTGAGGTCATTTCCGGCACCCTCTCCGGTCTTGATCTGCAGTCGAATCCATTGGAATTCGAGGGGATGCAGGGAGCTGTTTCCCTGCACGCAAGCGACGTCCGGTTCCGTGGCGACGCGCAGGCGGGCCAAGTGACCGGTTCGCTCGAACTCACCGAGGAACAGTTCAACTCCGCGATCGACCAGCTGGCAGCCGACTCAGGCGTTCAAGTTAAGGACGTAACTCTCAGCGATCAGGGGATTAGCTACGAGACCACGCTTTCTGCCTTCGGGCGCAGCCTTACCGTCGCCGTCACCGGATCCGTACACTCGCGCGGCGACGGGCAATTGCAGATTCGAGGCGAGAATGTGTCCATCACTTCGCCGGGACGTCCGGCCGGGATCAACCT encodes:
- a CDS encoding PspA/IM30 family protein, with the translated sequence MAQKQSIFGRITQLVRANVNALIDQAEDPQVMIDQLIRDYTANINEAEAAVAQTIGNLRMMEDDARQDEQDARDWGQKALAASTKAEEFRAAGDTASADKFDNLAKVALSRQLDEEQNVSNARPQIEAQNKVVEQLTDGVNGMRAKLDELIRKRDELNARAKTAEAQSRVNDALNSIDVLDPTTDLGRFEEKVRREEARVRGQQELQASSLDRQFEQLEDVGKMTEVEARLAALKSGNAPQQITE
- a CDS encoding homoserine O-acetyltransferase — protein: MHWSDDDFRVTGRTAAQSVNPALRETLSPPASGAWREGDPVAQRQFQDLGVFRFEHGGEVPLRMAYESWGELNAEASNAILIFHALTGDAHVIGGVEPGQATAGWWQGMIGPGKPLDTNRYFVLCANTLGSCQGTTGPASIGPDGTEWGARFPKTTIRDQARATNELANALGIDCFAVVVGGSLGGMQALEFGCLFPTRLRRLMVLAAPPSIDAANIAINTLQADAIRLDPAWHAGNYYDAEPGHGPHRGLALARRMAMLTYRGSAELDDRFGRSWQSAKSPTSDGGRYSVQSYLDFHGNRFTRRFDANSYITLVGAMNSHDVGRDRGSVEDALAVLTMPTLVLGVTTDSYFAINTQHRIAAAAPGSITGTSAFELDSPFGHDGFLIELARVGEQIERLLRMETA
- a CDS encoding TPM domain-containing protein; its protein translation is MRTEKRFGRFATALVALSTGAALLFGPSSPALAEPPVEIDSIVTDTTNTLGGRDITAVEEASEKLRKNTGLTFYLVVVKTFESPTDGFEWAGASIKRSQLGESDVVLYVGEDVREYGLSIDHSVDISDSDRREIENSMYQDISSGRYTAAAVLAAGMLDDTIRRDEIAAERAAAISTTLGVGAVGTVALGGTMYAVGRRRKKNQAEAEAARRAASFKERSDHAGSELVRMDNLIRSSEEELQFAQAQFGSEATEAFAEAVSTAKARAQQAFALQAKLFDHIPDTEAEQDQWLEEIVELTQTTGDELSEQQAVFVKLQQRQSQVPQLVSALEQRLPAVRERAGKVKQWSDTLEATLDTEAITPIRSDLDQSERMIALFEEELENARSGWDAGKQGAAVVDVTDAESALKQATDLLDALEQARERILDAPAAIGAKLRNAEQLLGQLQNLERREAAVIDADERAAMSKARADLDAVSALNGAYRNPIHTTSKLATVEDSLQRILNESLDEKTKLDQARASLSEMLSDARVEIGSTERYINSYRGGLSSAPRARLAQAQSQLERAQAVQVDDPVQAVEFAREAARLARTAYSDAEDEIFRYSGNDEWVRNNFGDPNESYWPRYRNRRYSGSSDASDIAGAIIGGIIGGLLNNAGSSYRSSSGSWSSGRSHGGGRSSGSGGWSSTGGFR
- a CDS encoding aminotransferase class I/II-fold pyridoxal phosphate-dependent enzyme; translated protein: MRMSQHFETRQIHAGTTNEPTNSVTTPIYQTTAYTFNDADHAANLFALTEAGNIYTRIMNPTTDVFEKRIADLEGGVGALAVSSGQSAELLAILNIANSGDHIVASSAIYGGTYNLLRYTLARTGIETTFIRDQNDPEEWRKAIRPNTKAFYAETIGNPSISVLDIRTVADIAHEAGVPLIVDNTVATPYLVRPFEFGADIVVHSATKYLGGHGAVVAGAIVDGGTFPWSKHPERFPGVNEADPSYNDIRYTEAVGDELAFIVRARVQLLRDLGTALAPASAWQLLQGLETLSLRMERHVHNTQAIAEWLDEHPDVVSVNYPGLESSPYHEQARTYAPLGASGLLSFELRGGREVGRSFVENVKLFKHVVNIGDVRSIATHPASTTHAQLSPEQQLDAGVTPGLVRLSVGLEHVEDLIDDIDQAIKAAVQHAQ
- a CDS encoding Type 1 glutamine amidotransferase-like domain-containing protein, which gives rise to MTVVLSGGIDQDAAAPLASRVLSDSKHGADASATAVPVVGVLCRGTTTPLVLAELRAALGDGNCEVRELAGELNAADILALDALIITDGDASQLLEACAPVVSDIRGLIQRGASFWGIGAGAAIASEVAIIGGSAVGGVAVAPKLSTETTHEMQLAQGLGLVDITVLPQAAQLGRLGIGIAACEAGLIDRVVGLDANTSLVIAAGAVELVGSGSMWEITAGDEAVTVNTRSAEPL
- a CDS encoding Fe-S oxidoreductase gives rise to the protein MPRSRSLNKPKTGQNLFRRVLLDSCISRAGSKFATAVALLYGAPLSVGRIERYDDLWVLRGLPKWAFGRGGTCVGHVYLTAHNVSAAVLSHERVHARQWDRYGLLFPLLYTLAGRDAHQNRFEIEAGLEAGGYVSRSQGRNARRDR
- a CDS encoding DivIVA domain-containing protein yields the protein MRSEEVLKEQFRGTKYDMGYDQQEVDTFIERAVNTLRTYEEGQSPQEPLVTAQKVDAVRFTPTKFRDGYDQQDVDNFLDKLARAFQAHERGETP
- a CDS encoding amidase, producing the protein MNALHEYSATDLVQMLRTSQCSRTELTQHYLDRIERANPLLRAFVYVDGDRAIERARAFDDAPDAVNETLLAGLPIADKDLVNRAGVPTSYGSQAMRGFVPDVSDGIVEVLDAHGANSLGKTNTPEFGFASYTENRLSGGAARNPWAAGDFDPAQPQQSLTHGPGGSSGGAAVAVAAGLLPVSPGSDGGGSVRIPAAACGLVGLKPSRGRIPDASGFELAGQLVVAGPLARTTSDAALLLDAMIAKNAQGQATYRYSQMPAATRSQPRSYLEAVQHPEARPLRIAVNTWTPWSEAFDCDCDPQALAVLQRTAQIAETNGHRVEAFAPPAFPGYAEAFKAVWRASAAALPLSEEQLQSVEPLTAWLVRSGRELPVAQLADALGRLAAFERFIIDQYSPYDLVLTPALAMSPRPLGWYDQHDGERNFVQQCQYTPYTSYVNVAGLPAITIPVARTPQPWGVQAIGRPGDERTLLEFAAQLEQTIELPAGHSHGWQLGDG
- a CDS encoding uracil-DNA glycosylase, which translates into the protein MHPEPLADLAQRQLITDDWARALTPVQAELHRVGAFLRAELAAGRTYLPAPDQILRAFQQPLSQVRVVIVGQDPYPTAGHPIGLAFAVDSSVRPLPRSLVNIYRELNDDLGITPASHGDLSRWSDQGVLLFNRSLTVQPGKPASHRGQGWEAITECALRALAKRPEPLVALLWGRDARNARAFLGDTPVIESPHPSPLSASRGFFGSRPFSRANELLRAQGAEPVDWRVDVSTER